A single genomic interval of Phycisphaerae bacterium harbors:
- the thiO gene encoding glycine oxidase ThiO — protein MSAKPDIIVVGGGVVGLTVSRELAGAGKRVLLVERGVCGGEASWAGAGILSPCNPHRNDPLFHWQERSLALYSDLCAALQDETGINPEYDDCGELAVLVTENAVNIARSDERAASGRSMPDGKPIYEFYEPQRARTLESVLTTEMLGALECRQTAQVRNPRLLQALTRSCRLRGVEIREHTPVVELAKQGERVLGVRTPTGLISADVVVLCAGTWSSEIDVELERLVPVRPVRGQIVLVKCIKRPFRHVITRGKYYLVPRRDGRVLIGATEERNAGFNRRTTAAGVTKLVQEALRLTPSLSDASVEAAWAGLRPGTPDDRPYVGPVPKLDGLFAATGHFRSGLTLAPVTAEAIAVMIDGRDYEIDLSCCRPGRN, from the coding sequence TTGTCAGCCAAACCGGACATTATTGTCGTGGGCGGAGGAGTCGTCGGACTGACTGTCTCGCGCGAACTAGCCGGGGCGGGTAAAAGGGTGCTACTGGTCGAACGTGGCGTCTGCGGGGGCGAAGCATCCTGGGCCGGCGCCGGGATTCTCTCACCCTGCAACCCTCATCGCAACGACCCGCTGTTTCACTGGCAGGAACGGAGCCTCGCTCTGTATTCGGATTTGTGCGCGGCGCTTCAGGATGAAACCGGCATTAACCCCGAATATGACGATTGCGGAGAGCTTGCCGTCCTGGTGACGGAGAACGCGGTGAACATTGCGCGGTCGGACGAACGTGCCGCGAGCGGCCGGTCGATGCCCGACGGCAAGCCGATCTACGAGTTCTACGAACCGCAAAGAGCGCGCACACTGGAGAGCGTGCTTACCACCGAGATGCTCGGCGCCCTGGAGTGCCGGCAGACGGCTCAGGTACGCAATCCACGTCTGCTTCAGGCGCTGACCAGGTCATGTCGGCTGCGCGGCGTGGAGATTCGAGAGCATACGCCCGTCGTTGAACTGGCCAAACAGGGGGAACGCGTCCTTGGCGTTCGAACCCCGACCGGATTGATCAGTGCCGATGTTGTCGTCCTTTGCGCGGGCACGTGGTCGAGTGAAATCGACGTCGAGCTCGAGAGACTCGTACCGGTTCGGCCGGTTCGTGGGCAAATCGTGCTTGTGAAGTGCATCAAGCGACCCTTTCGACATGTCATCACACGTGGCAAGTACTACCTGGTCCCCCGCCGGGACGGGCGGGTTTTGATAGGAGCGACCGAAGAGCGCAACGCGGGGTTCAATCGTCGAACGACAGCCGCGGGAGTCACCAAGCTGGTGCAAGAGGCATTGCGGCTGACACCTTCGCTTTCCGACGCCTCGGTGGAGGCCGCCTGGGCGGGACTGCGTCCGGGGACGCCGGATGACCGGCCCTACGTCGGGCCGGTACCGAAACTCGACGGTCTTTTCGCTGCTACAGGGCACTTTCGATCGGGGCTGACGCTCGCTCCAGTTA